The Aethina tumida isolate Nest 87 chromosome 5, icAetTumi1.1, whole genome shotgun sequence genomic sequence TCGATATACTTACATACGTTCCCTTAAAGTATTTACAAATAGTCAGACTTTCTTATATAATAACCCATACATTCTGTTAAGTGTTTTTAACTACTAAGGATTGTTGAGTTTTGATTGTTTCATGTATTTTTTGAAGACAGAAATCCAAACCCTAGTTTTCTTGTTCTTGTAATTACCAACATTTACCGTTTTTCAATAtatgtatgaaaatatttcctgAAACTCATTTTGCAACCATTATGCTTctgtaaaatgataaaatcattacAAGTTACctgttgaaaatatgacgtcattaattttaataaaaaaaatgaagtatTTTGATATGTTTGAATGAATGATAATGATTAATTcaggaaatatttcaaaatacataactaGGAAAAGAACAAAAAAGTGACTTAAACTACATATctggaattatttattattatgtctgtggcaattaatttaaaagtattggaATTATCTATAGTAAATGTTGTTGCTTTTTAGTGAAGCGatagatatttgaaattttaccaGTCATTAcgcattcaaaattttaaaccttcTACACTggacaaatatatttgattaaaaaatattttgaaacgcTATTCTACAATTCACCTaactagttttttatttgttatattaactGCACTGACTACACTAGATAATTGTCTATAGATGcagattaaaaatgtaagCCTTCtgttattatgtataaatatcaacattaaaatttacataatacttGTAATgtcttaagaaatatattatttttttttagttttaaagaataaaatttcaaaaacaaacaacagCTATTTACAAAGGAGGGATTCTTGTAAGAAATAAATCCTGCCTGCAGGTACATATTTTCTAGTTcatgtttttagaaaataaagtttcccCTCGAATAATTGACTAACCATTTAGCTACAGCATAAAACACTACGGATCTTGTGTCCCCTTTGTTGAACCATGCAAATTGAGAATCTtcgaacattaaaaataacgcCACCATTAATTCTTTTTCGTATCCATAGTGTTTCAGACCGCGtaagaaataaagaaataatcaaaaataaattaaataattgtgcaTACCGTCATATTGAGCACCAATATTATCTTCGTCTCGTTACACAATACACAAACgaaattatttacacattCCATTTTTCCATTCATTGTACAGCAGGTAAATATTATGactatatatttctttctaatttacGTATTTATTACACTATAATGATATGTATGAGCGAACTTCACCGAAATTTATAGAAAGTCAAGCCCTAGAAATTCGGGTACAAacgcttttataattttgtaagtatatTTACAATCCTGTCTAATATTTCCTGTTGAACATTATTGAGAATTGcactaattttagtatttgttgtttcagaagtgtgtaataattataaaaacgttcgttaacaaaaaatatacacttGTGTATTGCTTTAGTTTAAgaagatatatatttaaattatatccgcaaacattaatttctaattctaCAATGGCAgtgaaaaatagttaaaatagtcGTAGgtacaaaatttgtataatatttcaaatgtttcaactactgaaataaattattaaagatcgAATAACTATACTAAAAAACTAGATTTTTCTATCGATTGGTCAACACTTTTTCAattgtctttaaataaaattaattgattgttaattcataatatgtgaataattattatccgATGTTTCAGAGGACCAAATTTGAAGACAGCGcgctatttaatataatttggtaaaatttattcttagctTTGGAAGGTGGTTTTAAAAACTGATCAACTGatcgaattttttttttgcaggaGTACTTGAAAAAGTGTAACCGAACTACAATCACAGCTCAGAAACCACACAATaagagtaattaataataaataataaagttcgtACAACGTCTAATTTCATCTCACTTTTGTTGTCGTTCCTTAGCATTCGTATAAATGCATGAAAATTACCAATTAACAGCCAAAATAgacattgtaaatatataagaatatatcAGAGAGATACAATATAGAGTCTACAAGTAGcagtatattacaaaaattaacattttatacctgcttatataattttttaaaaaatcaagctttttttacttattattacaatCTGCCGAATCTTCCGAGGTTGCGGCATTACCGGACCTAAACAAGAAATATCTTCAAAAaccaacattattaatattcttctaaTAGTCACCTGCTATTTTGGCCTATGCAACTGGAAGAGCCCCCTTGATATTGTAACTTTTGATGGACATCCACTGACTGGACCCCCAGCTTCTCTCTTTCTGCTCGTTCTCTCTGCAATCTAAATGATACAAATTATTAGACAAaagtattacatttaaataaaattgtacaagtGGGAGTGTTGGGTGTACACAACTTACCACTTGTCCCATAGGCTCATCCCAAATACTGATTTGCGTTAAAATTAcaagtcaaatttaaattttagcaaCAAACAATTCACAAGTACaactcaaataattttaattaccactCGAAATAAATACGatcattattttacttacttattttTGGACTGCCTCATAAATTGCTGGATTTTTCTAGCAGCTTGATGTTGCCTTCTTTGGGAATAAGTACgtctaaaaaacaacaaagttaaatcatttaaacatCTGTACAACAAACCAAACAGCAacagaatacttatttttttataacaaaaataaataagtacttCCATTTGCAACAGAAATGTTGTGGATTAACTAAAACCTGAAAACGTCATGCATTTTCCTGTTTAAGTTAACCCAAGGGATAACTAATTAACTGCTAGCATTTAATGAGTTACCCCCTTGAACACTAAAACGTAAAGAACGACAAGGGTGGGGCAGGTAGACACCAAGAAATACCACGCTTCCAAAAGAGAACAGCAACTACATCGAAGCAGACAGGGGCGGTGCAGAGGTTGAAGAGACGGGCTgactttttttagtattttgttAGTTTGAGGAAATGGTTCGCTGTTAGTTTTCCTGGGGAATTTGTGTCGGGTTTTCTGTGTTAGTGTGACTTGTTCAAGCACATTTACAGACATCTAAGACACTAGTAGTTACCATACACATACAAGCACATAGAGACACTTAGCTTGGTTGGTTTATTGGGAATTATACaagtgtaattttttttttggtgttttctgataattttggtttatagTTAACACTGAAATCGAAAAGCCATCATTAATCGTAAGAAATAGATAAGTAGAAATTAgcagaaatatgaaattaattttgtaatgatttatttgattttatatattaacgtcatatattatttaggaTTTGTATTTGGTAAATATGTtgcattttgagaattaacaTGTACCTACTCATCGCAAAAATTGAATCACTTtttcttaaatgttttttcttccaataaaaattacagttaatgattttttaataagaatgactattttattacgttattattaattgtaaaaatattttattttttatataaaaccacATACATATAAGAAAAAGCAACTTACTAAATTCCTACACAGTCCTCTAGCAAGCAACACCTTTGAAGTagtgataaataatattaagaattgtataaaaattgttgaatagcAGTAAATTGGATAATACGTAATTAAATCTATCGCTACTTCTAAGGCTCTAGTTCCGGGACCTTTGTACAAAGGAAACAGCCACACCACACAGAAAGCCGTCCACCGCCGCCATAAACACCGACAACAGATTAAAACGCAGGCACAGCGAAAACCGCCAGTGGAACCGCCTCCTCTTGGGGATGGCCGTCGCCGACTTACTTGAGCCCGGAGGCGGGCGTGCCTTCTCTACTCCCCCTTCCCCCCTGCTCCTTGTAGTTACGGTAGTAGTTCTGGATGCAAACTGCAGCCTCCTGGCTCTTCTTGAACCGCTTGTGCTCGCAGTACGACCTGTACCCGTTCTGGATCACCATGGCGGCGTGCGTCATCTGCTTGTAGTACGCGTACTGCTTGTAGCGACGGTAGTAGTTCTGGATGACTACTGCGGCTGCCCGCTCCTTGTCCTGCTCCTGCTGTTGGCGGCCCTTGTACGAACGGTAAGCCTTTTGGATGATCTTGGCCGCTTCGTACAGTTCCCTCTGTTCACGATCTAAACATACATAAATAGTTTAGACGCATTACAACACATTGAAATAAATGGTACCTGAAAGAGTTAAGTTGGAAAAGTCTTTCTCGAAAACCGTTCCGGACGCTTGCAAGAACTCACAAAAGTCCGCGGTGGTTGGAGGTGGAGATGGAGAGTCCAGTGTGAACGAACATGGCGATTGCAGACAACTAGAAGAAGCTGGACTCAGGCTTGAACCAGGAGTACCCACATCACAATatctaaacaaattattaattataaataagtcaataagtttttgacaattttttaccTATAATTGTGATCTGAGAACTCAAAATTAAACTCGGTGGACTCAAAACTGGAAGAAGACTGGTCCAATAGGGGCTCCATAAAAACATCTGAAAGGGTATCGCTAGTGTCAGGTGGACCAGGACTGTTATCCAGTAACATTTCCTCGCTTTCGTTCTGCAATTAATCGTTCAACACAATGTAGGACTGTCTCACATCCGCTAAGAAAACGTGCAATTATAAATTCTCAGTTTTACCTTGATTCTGTCGGGCATTGCAGCAATAATCTGCTCAGCTAAGGTTAATACCCTGGCGTCTTGTTCCCCTAAAAAGTATCAAGTTAAATACATGTTTACGAAAAGGTGATTAAGACATCAAAACGTTTCCGAGTTAACAACAACAGTCATAAAAGCAACAAAAATTAAGCAGCTTTGTACATACAACAGGCAAAGTTTTCCCTATTTACCCTACTTCAATCAATCTCGttcaaattcataaataagttACACCAATAACTAAGGTGGTTGATTGAGGTCGAGTTTGTTAAGCTGGCATTCCTATTACGATTAATACTAAGGTAGCATTGGTGAGTATTTAAGTATGTTAACTATTATCTAAACTAATAACCTGGATCGAAACTGTAATGATAAACAATTCTAAAACATCAAGAGAACTGTAAAAATGTCAGTGCATAGAATTCTATGTACCTAGATAATATACAAAGTAAGATCAGAACGGGTAATCGGAATAAATCGATTTCAAAGTTATGCGTTTTATTGTACCTGTATGAaacttttgttgaattttgcaTAAGTTTGAAATAATTCCTGTTATAGTCTTTTTTTACCATACACAAAACTGTAATAGATATCTAATTTTCTAATAGTATTAGTAAGCAATAGAATTATCTGAtcaaattacatcaattaaattGTCCATTTCAAGGCATTTTCCTTGTATAAGCAAGTTGATTTGGAATCATAATCGTACGAATAAAAGCCCAAGAAATGACAAGtttattgtaacaaatttcAGCATTTTGTTGATTAAAAGACAACATTTAAGAATAACATCGATTACTAAACTAGGAAGCGAGGTTAaggtttgttttttaatttgaatggttttattcAGCAGGAGTTTTAGGAGAGCTTCAACGTCTTCTGTAATatggaaatattattaatatatgaaaatagatGTTACAGAAAAAGTAGTCAAGTTCTCCTAATTTTAGTCCGTTAAgtatatgaatttatattgggCAAAGACACAAACTAGGCTCActcgtaaaaatattttttaaaagtgagGAGAATAATGCGTTATAAAACTTAGTACCCAAAAAATGGCATTTTTCCAAATTGGTGTAAACGAagcacatttaattaataattaaaataaaagcaggAACATTGGGACaagaaattattgattaaatttctaataaaatatgccCGCCGTTTAGTTTTGTGATCTTCGCCTCAAATTCTGGGTTAGTAACATTTAACAgtgattaaaaaaacaacagtaAGTAAAAAACAGTAACAACACCGATAGACAACAAAGATAATAGAGACCAGCAATGTTTGTTTGATGGGACTGACCTACGGCGCCGCTGTGGATATCACTTTCGTCGTCGGATACAGCCTCGACGTCGATCAGGGGACTAGTGCTGCGCTGACCGCTTCCTATCTCGCCTAAATCATCACATGTTTCGTATCAGAACACACCGTCGGCATCAGAACAACAAGTACGCGATTCGGGTTTTTATGCTCTATAAATGGCTACCGCTACCATTTTTCGAAAGAGACTATTTTAATCCaacatttaaatcatttaccaAAAGAAAGAtgtagaaataattttgtattgaatTGATATTGGATTAAAATGAAGtctaaagattaaaaaaatcattacagcacaacaattaaatacaattttatcaaaaacttattagttattataatgaaataagtaattataatggatataattttgtaatgccATAATGACTAATAAATCGTTTAATTTACAACCTGATTATGTCAGAACTGTTCCTTTTCTCATAATTAACAATAGTTACATCACTTtcccataataattttagtcacTAATGCGTATAGAAGCGAAACCAAAAAAATCGTTACGTCAGTATGtaaccaataattaaaaaagttggacacatgcaaaaattaatttgtactcACGACAGAAGCACTTACCTCCTAGATAAATGCAAACGATATAGTATGAATGTAACGGATGACTTTAAAAAGCATACTTACATAAAGCGAAATCCATTTTCCTTCCAGAGCCCTCAAAGCCCTCATCTATAGATTCCTTCATTGAAAGAGGTGAGTGAAGAGGCAAAGACATGCTCCTATCGAACCTAAAAGGTCTatcaatgttaaaaatgtattctaAACTGAGACGATTTTATTACTTGGACAGTTTGGGTGTCTCCCTCATTTTTGAGCTTTTCGGCCGGGTTGTTTCGGATGCGGGGCCGCAACTCATGTGGATGCCGCTGTCGATGGACGGTCTTTTGATCAGTTTTTGACCATTGTGTCCTCTGGTGCTGGCTGATGAATCAGACAGCAACGGACTGGGTGTAGATGTCATCATTTTACCATTTCCCAGCAATCCAGAGTCCGAGTCCAAGTCCAGATTCAAAATCTTATACTTATTGTACTCGCTCCTGTAACACCAACTTTATTTGCAACGTTATCATTTGACTTAAGTTTGATTAGTATTTAAGACAGCTTTTCGAgtactgttttaaaaatggcggatgcgcacacactttaaaaattggtgAATTCGCAGATaccaaagtttaaattaataccagAAAATTCGTACTGAATCGTATTTTATCACCTGGTAACTGCTCCTGGTCTGAGGAATACTCCGTCATGTGACTTGCTGGTGGACGCCACGGAAGTCAAAGAAGCAATTGAACTAGCGGGAGAAATAACTGTGGGCGAATTTGTAGCATCTGTGGAGGAATTGTTCGAATGTAACAACATGTTAGCCTTATCCCTTCTTAACTCCAACTTCTCCAACTCTTTGACCAAGTCGCCGTGATTGTTGCTTTTCGCAACCTCGAGAGGTGATTGGTTGGCGGTGTTTTTCATGTTTAAGGCCGTGTGGTTCCACTTGTACAACATCACGGCGGTGTCCGTATGACCCCTCGCGCAAGCCCacatctgttttttttttttaaattgttagtgTCAATTgtcattagaaaatattaatatttaccagAGGAGTAAATCCGTCTTCATCCTGGCTCAAAGCATCGACTTCTGTTTCAAGGAGAAGAGAAGAGTTCTCTGCACGCCAGTGTAACATGGCACATACCAGCCTGGAGTAGCCCAACGAGGCAGCCAAATGGAGCAGAGTCATGCCCCTATGGCTGGCGAACCAAGAGACACTCAGTTCTTCGCCGTGTCTCCAGATGCGAGATGTCATATTCTGGCAAAAGGTCACCAGACGGTCCTCGAAGTTTGGCTGAGTAAACAAAGCCGTGTCCTCAACCTAAACATTTGTATAATATGAGatcacttaaaaaaaaataaatttaattgacgtACGCCATCGCCGTCGTTGGGTTCTTGTTTGATTTGAAGCCTGTCGTCCATGGCTTCGAGCCTCTGAAGCAGGGTGAATTTTAACAGGTTGTCGTTGGATCTCTCTACCTTGGGCTCCGGAGCAGCCACTTGTTCTTCTCTAGGTGGCAACTTGTACTCAAATATCACAGAGTTGGATATCACATAACCATCACATGCTACTTGCAACGTTGCCAATCCGGCTTCGTGAGCTTAAATTAAACGATAATTAATCTAAGAgtgataaatatcaatatattttacctGGACAATGACAACGTAAGACCCCACTTTGGACCAGTGTTGTGGGGACCGGGAATGTATCGAAGAGGACTGTATAGGGCCCGGATGAATGCCATGGTCCAGTCACCAGAACTTTAACTCCTCCCTCTGGATAGGCCCACTCCGGCGAGTAGTCGGTGATTTTTGCCGAAGCTTCCATGGTGTTCTGCCCGTTATTTGTCTGATGTTCCTGCTCTTTTACAGTGCGGTGGGTTTCGGACGGATTTACATCTAAAACGATTTCAGTTATAAAAACCcaagtgtaatttatttaagtaattaccTAATAGCGCGGTATGACCAGAGTCTAGAGCTTCCAAATCAGGGAACTCGCCTAGCATGTCGAAAGCATCCAAATTAACGAATACATCATCATCTACGACGTGAGTCGGTGATACCACGACATCGCAGGAGTCGATAAAATCCATGGGATTAATCTCAGGATGGAGTGGGGGCGGTTCTGATTGGTTCTTGTTCTGCGACGTCCTAGAGTGCGGTTCCGAATTGTGTCGTTGGTGATTATCTAAATCGTTTGAACACAAAGGCATATTGGCAGACAGAGTTCTCTGTATGTCCTCGTGGGATAAGTCAAGGGTTTCATTAAAGAAACCTCCGTTGATAATGGAAGAACCTGAAAAAATTCTTAgttacaaatgaaaattatatgggGAAAAACTTACCGTCACTTTTACTTATAATCGATCCACTGGAGTCGGTGCCCAACAGTACTACAGTTTCGTCGCAGAAGTTCTGGTGCTTGAAGTCATCGACCACTTCGTCGTGGCTGGTGTCCATGTGCTTGGAGGGAGTGGAAGGTGCACTGGACATGACAACTTCAGTTTGTTGTTGCTGCtgctgttgctgttgttgttgttgttgttgttgttgttgttgctggCGTCCGTATGAAATGGTTTCGAACAT encodes the following:
- the LOC109603956 gene encoding calmodulin-binding transcription activator 2 isoform X2, which codes for MHNTNAKIVRAIPTTNLNESRTATISASDLNRGNYILLRGTKSSDNGHILLRTDNLTNSKSGLVLEDGEAKLGQIFIQQNDITKGVLVQSVKRLGAGTPILLLSGHDNSNGHILIQAAPADEIQTVGEIEESNDILVQALEGLNEGEASSSRSLSTPIGSDGEPIKLPENLESLPRADHFPTQRHRWNTNEEIAAILISFDRHAEWQSKEVKIRPKSGSMLLYSRKKVRYRRDGYCWKKRKDGKTTREDHMKLKVQGTECIYGCYVHSAILPTFHRRCYWLLQVNPDIVLVHYLNVPYPDDNKLAVITPNLALWADKKEWTKDELVSQLKPMFFSEDEPDLHNELEISTAETVEAIVSQLMEKQRQARQAALVKQLECGCPDSTCADGKSCSHPMRRITAAKEVVSSPLPSSSSNSRPSSSLDNNNQVSSTTGSSPLLLTNNNSPRVYSRDARNHPGLKANSGKTPPLVLSLSQIQGGGGLLILNSNAGNNASHQNIVNPVSVANFVCNTNRTQQKEARTSHLVLKQEVMDTNTSSCAHPTKQELKNNQRETKMEINENLRQSMFETISYGRQQQQQQQQQQQQQQQQQQQTEVVMSSAPSTPSKHMDTSHDEVVDDFKHQNFCDETVVLLGTDSSGSIISKSDGSSIINGGFFNETLDLSHEDIQRTLSANMPLCSNDLDNHQRHNSEPHSRTSQNKNQSEPPPLHPEINPMDFIDSCDVVVSPTHVVDDDVFVNLDAFDMLGEFPDLEALDSGHTALLDVNPSETHRTVKEQEHQTNNGQNTMEASAKITDYSPEWAYPEGGVKVLVTGPWHSSGPYTVLFDTFPVPTTLVQSGVLRCHCPAHEAGLATLQVACDGYVISNSVIFEYKLPPREEQVAAPEPKVERSNDNLLKFTLLQRLEAMDDRLQIKQEPNDGDGVEDTALFTQPNFEDRLVTFCQNMTSRIWRHGEELSVSWFASHRGMTLLHLAASLGYSRLVCAMLHWRAENSSLLLETEVDALSQDEDGFTPLMWACARGHTDTAVMLYKWNHTALNMKNTANQSPLEVAKSNNHGDLVKELEKLELRRDKANMLLHSNNSSTDATNSPTVISPASSIASLTSVASTSKSHDGVFLRPGAVTSWCYRSEYNKYKILNLDLDSDSGLLGNGKMMTSTPSPLLSDSSASTRGHNGQKLIKRPSIDSGIHMSCGPASETTRPKSSKMRETPKLSKFDRSMSLPLHSPLSMKESIDEGFEGSGRKMDFALCEIGSGQRSTSPLIDVEAVSDDESDIHSGAVGEQDARVLTLAEQIIAAMPDRIKNESEEMLLDNSPGPPDTSDTLSDVFMEPLLDQSSSSFESTEFNFEFSDHNYRYCDVGTPGSSLSPASSSCLQSPCSFTLDSPSPPPTTADFCEFLQASGTVFEKDFSNLTLSDREQRELYEAAKIIQKAYRSYKGRQQQEQDKERAAAVVIQNYYRRYKQYAYYKQMTHAAMVIQNGYRSYCEHKRFKKSQEAAVCIQNYYRNYKEQGGRGSREGTPASGLKRTYSQRRQHQAARKIQQFMRQSKNKLQRERAEREKLGVQSVDVHQKLQYQGGSSSCIGQNSRYFLFRSGNAATSEDSADCNNK
- the LOC109603956 gene encoding calmodulin-binding transcription activator 2 isoform X5, whose translation is MHNTNAKIVRAIPTTNLNESRTATISASDLNRGNYILLRGTKSSDNGHILLRTDNLTNSKSGLVLEDGEAKLGQIFIQQNDITKGVLVQSVKRLGAGTPILLLSGHDNSNGHILIQAAPADEIQTVGEIEESNDILVQALEGLNEGEASSSRSLSTPIGSDGEPIKLPENLESLPRADHFPTQRHRWNTNEEIAAILISFDRHAEWQSKEVKIRPKSGSMLLYSRKKVRYRRDGYCWKKRKDGKTTREDHMKLKVQGTECIYGCYVHSAILPTFHRRCYWLLQVNPDIVLVHYLNVPYPDDNKLAVITPNLALWADKKEWTKDELVSQLKPMFFSEDEPDLHNELEISTAETVEAIVSQLMEKQRQARQAALVKQLECGCPDSTCADGKSCSHPMRRITAAKEVVSSPLPSSSSNSRPSSSLDNNNQVSSTTGSSPLLLTNNNSPRVYSRDARNHPGLKANSGKTPPLVLSLSQIQGGGGLLILNSNAGNNASHQNIVNPVSVANFVCNTNRTQQKEARTSHLVLKQEVMDTNTSSCAHPTKQELKNNQRETKMEINENLRQSMFETISYGRQQQQQQQQQQQQQQQQQQQTEVVMSSAPSTPSKHMDTSHDEVVDDFKHQNFCDETVVLLGTDSSGSIISKSDGSSIINGGFFNETLDLSHEDIQRTLSANMPLCSNDLDNHQRHNSEPHSRTSQNKNQSEPPPLHPEINPMDFIDSCDVVVSPTHVVDDDVFVNLDAFDMLGEFPDLEALDSGHTALLDVNPSETHRTVKEQEHQTNNGQNTMEASAKITDYSPEWAYPEGGVKVLVTGPWHSSGPYTVLFDTFPVPTTLVQSGVLRCHCPAHEAGLATLQVACDGYVISNSVIFEYKLPPREEQVAAPEPKVERSNDNLLKFTLLQRLEAMDDRLQIKQEPNDGDGVEDTALFTQPNFEDRLVTFCQNMTSRIWRHGEELSVSWFASHRGMTLLHLAASLGYSRLVCAMLHWRAENSSLLLETEVDALSQDEDGFTPLMWACARGHTDTAVMLYKWNHTALNMKNTANQSPLEVAKSNNHGDLVKELEKLELRRDKANMLLHSNNSSTDATNSPTVISPASSIASLTSVASTSKSHDGVFLRPGAVTSWCYRSEYNKYKILNLDLDSDSGLLGNGKMMTSTPSPLLSDSSASTRGHNGQKLIKRPSIDSGIHMSCGPASETTRPKSSKMRETPKLSKPFRFDRSMSLPLHSPLSMKESIDEGFEGSGRKMDFALWEQDARVLTLAEQIIAAMPDRIKNESEEMLLDNSPGPPDTSDTLSDVFMEPLLDQSSSSFESTEFNFEFSDHNYRYCDVGTPGSSLSPASSSCLQSPCSFTLDSPSPPPTTADFCEFLQASGTVFEKDFSNLTLSDREQRELYEAAKIIQKAYRSYKGRQQQEQDKERAAAVVIQNYYRRYKQYAYYKQMTHAAMVIQNGYRSYCEHKRFKKSQEAAVCIQNYYRNYKEQGGRGSREGTPASGLKRTYSQRRQHQAARKIQQFMRQSKNKLQRERAEREKLGVQSVDVHQKLQYQGGSSSCIGQNSRYFLFRSGNAATSEDSADCNNK
- the LOC109603956 gene encoding calmodulin-binding transcription activator 2 isoform X3; this encodes MHNTNAKIVRAIPTTNLNESRTATISASDLNRGNYILLRGTKSSDNGHILLRTDNLTNSKSGLVLEDGEAKLGQIFIQQNDITKGVLVQSVKRLGAGTPILLLSGHDNSNGHILIQAAPADEIQTVGEIEESNDILVQALEGLNEGEASSSRSLSTPIGSDGEPIKLPENLESLPRADHFPTQRHRWNTNEEIAAILISFDRHAEWQSKEVKIRPKSGSMLLYSRKKVRYRRDGYCWKKRKDGKTTREDHMKLKVQGTECIYGCYVHSAILPTFHRRCYWLLQVNPDIVLVHYLNVPYPDDNKLAVITPNLALWADKKEWTKDELVSQLKPMFFSEDEPDLHNELEISTAETVEAIVSQLMEKQRQARQAALVKQLECGCPDSTCADGKSCSHPMRRITAAKEVVSSPLPSSSSNSRPSSSLDNNNQVSSTTGSSPLLLTNNNSPRVYSRDARNHPGLKANSGKTPPLVLSLSQIQGGGGLLILNSNAGNNASHQNIVNPVSVANFVCNTNRTQQKEARTSHLVLKQEVMDTNTSSCAHPTKQELKNNQRETKMEINENLRQSMFETISYGRQQQQQQQQQQQQQQQQQQQTEVVMSSAPSTPSKHMDTSHDEVVDDFKHQNFCDETVVLLGTDSSGSIISKSDGSSIINGGFFNETLDLSHEDIQRTLSANMPLCSNDLDNHQRHNSEPHSRTSQNKNQSEPPPLHPEINPMDFIDSCDVVVSPTHVVDDDVFVNLDAFDMLGEFPDLEALDSGHTALLDVNPSETHRTVKEQEHQTNNGQNTMEASAKITDYSPEWAYPEGGVKVLVTGPWHSSGPYTVLFDTFPVPTTLVQSGVLRCHCPAHEAGLATLQVACDGYVISNSVIFEYKLPPREEQVAAPEPKVERSNDNLLKFTLLQRLEAMDDRLQIKQEPNDGDGVEDTALFTQPNFEDRLVTFCQNMTSRIWRHGEELSVSWFASHRGMTLLHLAASLGYSRLVCAMLHWRAENSSLLLETEVDALSQDEDGFTPLMWACARGHTDTAVMLYKWNHTALNMKNTANQSPLEVAKSNNHGDLVKELEKLELRRDKANMLLHSNNSSTDATNSPTVISPASSIASLTSVASTSKSHDGVFLRPGAVTRSEYNKYKILNLDLDSDSGLLGNGKMMTSTPSPLLSDSSASTRGHNGQKLIKRPSIDSGIHMSCGPASETTRPKSSKMRETPKLSKPFRFDRSMSLPLHSPLSMKESIDEGFEGSGRKMDFALCEIGSGQRSTSPLIDVEAVSDDESDIHSGAVGEQDARVLTLAEQIIAAMPDRIKNESEEMLLDNSPGPPDTSDTLSDVFMEPLLDQSSSSFESTEFNFEFSDHNYRYCDVGTPGSSLSPASSSCLQSPCSFTLDSPSPPPTTADFCEFLQASGTVFEKDFSNLTLSDREQRELYEAAKIIQKAYRSYKGRQQQEQDKERAAAVVIQNYYRRYKQYAYYKQMTHAAMVIQNGYRSYCEHKRFKKSQEAAVCIQNYYRNYKEQGGRGSREGTPASGLKRTYSQRRQHQAARKIQQFMRQSKNKLQRERAEREKLGVQSVDVHQKLQYQGGSSSCIGQNSRYFLFRSGNAATSEDSADCNNK